The following coding sequences are from one Diabrotica virgifera virgifera chromosome 2, PGI_DIABVI_V3a window:
- the LOC114335795 gene encoding 39S ribosomal protein L44, mitochondrial, with amino-acid sequence MSFYKHSSLLKNQCLFLYVNYIRPTGCRNISRWVAPTLRELQRRRDKVGPEPERPRSSYLEWNYNAELFAFGKRLGEELDRSILKRALVQKEYANLAEFKAQNEGVAVEKLEHNDELIQEGEKIINNYLKKELSKTYPDDITKALIVYLTTEEMLSHIGVHIGLKDIILSEEFPVSKNTLSNTFKAVVAALKRSQDVARAENFVKDLVLTQLNGKDVYEIWDPKEPYEYLTKLLKERGITAIEPRLCNESASNTILACFQVGLYSNKKLLGLGWGENIKTAKETAALNAIQRLYSQNNANKN; translated from the exons atgtctTTTTATAAACATTCTAGCCTTTTAAAGAATCAGTGCTTATTTCTGTATGTAAATTACATTCGGCCAACAG GTTGTCGTAATATAAGTAGATGGGTAGCACCGACTCTAAGAGAACTTCAAAGGCGAAGGGATAAAGTAGGACCAGAGCCAGAACGACCTAGATCCAGTTACTTGGAATGGAACTACAATGCTGAACTCTTTGCATTTGGTAAACGTTTAGGGGAAGAGTTGGACAGAAGCATTTTAAAACGAGCACTAGTACAAAAGGAATACGCAAATTTAGCAGAATTTAAGGCACAAAATGAAG GTGTAGCTGTGGAAAAACTAGAGCACAATGATGAATTGATTCAAGAGggagaaaaaattataaataattatttaaagaaaGAATTGAGTAAAACTTATCCAGATGATATAACTAAAGCATTGATTGTATATCTAACAACAGAAGAGATGTTATCACATATTGGTGTTCATATTGGTTTAAAAGACATCATTTTATCAGAA gAATTTCCTGTTTCAAAAAATACTCTCAGTAATACATTTAAAGCAGTAGTAGCAGCCTTGAAGAGGTCCCAAGATGTGGCTCGTGCAGAAAATTTTGTAAAAGATTTAGTTTTGACCCAGCTCAATGGAAAAGATGTATATGAAATATGGGATCCTAAAGAACCATACGAATATCTAACAAAACTGTTAAAAGAAAGGGGAATTACTGCCATTGAACCAAGATTATGCAATGAATCTGCTTCTAATACTATACTTGCTTGTTTCCAAGTTGGATTGTATAGTAACAAAAAATTATTGGGACTAg GTTGGGGTGAAAATATAAAGACGGCAAAAGAAACTGCAGCTTTAAATGCAATACAAAGATTGTATAGTCAAAATAATGCAAATAAAAATTAG